In Arthrobacter citreus, a genomic segment contains:
- the gabT gene encoding 4-aminobutyrate--2-oxoglutarate transaminase yields the protein MSIQAVPAFRLEQRRSINGTFPGPKSVELNARRAAVVAKGVASSVPVYVADADGGIIRDVDGNSFIDLGSGIAVTSVGASDPAVVDAVKDQVEHFTHTCFMVTPYEGYIALAEKLHEVTPGDHEKRTVLFNSGAEAVENAVKIARSATGRDAVVAFDHAYHGRTNLTMGLTAKAMPYKTGFGPFASEIYRMPMSYPYREENPEITGAEAADRVILAIEKQIGADQTAAILIEPIQGEGGFIVPAEGFLPRLAEWAKANGVVFIADEVQSGFCRTGEWFAVQHEGVVPDLLTMAKGIAGGMPLSAVTGRAELLDAVHPGGLGGTYGGNPVACAAALAAISTMETQDLAGKARRIEEICMPRLRALAAETGVIGEVRGRGAMLALEFVKPGTKTPDADITKAVAAACLAEGVIILTCGTYGNVVRLLPPLVIGEDLLADALDVLEAAVRSLA from the coding sequence ATGAGCATCCAGGCCGTCCCCGCGTTCCGGCTGGAACAGAGGCGCAGCATCAACGGCACCTTCCCGGGGCCGAAGTCCGTCGAACTGAACGCCCGCCGCGCCGCCGTGGTTGCCAAGGGCGTGGCCTCCTCGGTTCCGGTGTACGTGGCCGATGCCGACGGCGGCATCATCCGCGACGTGGACGGCAACTCCTTCATCGACCTGGGCTCGGGCATTGCCGTCACCAGCGTTGGCGCCTCGGATCCCGCCGTCGTGGACGCCGTCAAGGATCAGGTGGAGCACTTCACCCACACCTGCTTCATGGTCACCCCGTACGAGGGCTACATTGCGCTGGCTGAAAAGCTGCACGAGGTCACCCCCGGGGACCACGAGAAGCGCACCGTGCTGTTCAACTCCGGCGCCGAGGCGGTGGAAAACGCGGTGAAGATTGCACGCTCGGCCACGGGCCGCGACGCCGTCGTCGCCTTTGACCACGCGTATCACGGCCGCACCAACCTCACGATGGGACTGACCGCCAAGGCCATGCCCTACAAGACCGGGTTTGGCCCGTTTGCCTCCGAGATCTACCGGATGCCGATGAGCTACCCGTACCGCGAGGAGAACCCGGAGATCACCGGCGCCGAAGCGGCGGACCGGGTCATCCTGGCCATCGAGAAGCAGATCGGCGCGGACCAGACCGCCGCCATTTTGATTGAACCGATCCAGGGCGAGGGCGGCTTCATTGTTCCGGCCGAGGGCTTCCTGCCGCGCCTGGCCGAATGGGCCAAGGCCAACGGCGTCGTCTTCATTGCCGATGAGGTGCAGTCCGGTTTCTGCCGCACGGGCGAGTGGTTTGCCGTGCAGCACGAGGGCGTGGTGCCGGACCTGCTGACCATGGCCAAGGGCATTGCCGGCGGGATGCCGCTGTCAGCGGTCACCGGCCGCGCCGAACTGCTCGACGCCGTCCATCCGGGCGGACTTGGCGGTACCTACGGCGGCAACCCGGTGGCCTGTGCGGCCGCACTGGCGGCGATCAGCACCATGGAAACGCAGGATCTGGCCGGCAAGGCCCGCCGCATCGAGGAGATCTGCATGCCGCGCCTGCGCGCGCTGGCGGCCGAAACCGGCGTGATTGGCGAGGTGCGCGGCCGCGGGGCCATGCTGGCGCTGGAGTTCGTGAAGCCGGGCACCAAGACGCCCGACGCCGACATCACCAAGGCTGTTGCCGCGGCGTGCCTGGCCGAGGGCGTCATCATCCTGACCTGCGGGACCTACGGCAACGTGGTGCGCCTGCTGCCGCCGCTGGTCATCGGCGAGGACCTGCTGGCCGATGCCCTGGACGTCCTCGAAGCAGCCGTCCGCTCATTGGCCTGA
- a CDS encoding TetR/AcrR family transcriptional regulator translates to MTQDEPQRRSAGRPVKEVLSQARITAAALAIIKAGGYGALTMSALAKRLGVAPSALYNHVDSKQEVLRWLQDRVMSSVDTSGFAELPWDQAFRSWARSYRDVFARHTPLIPVIAVLQVSGAPRTLAMYEAVAEGLERAGWPPARIVPAIVALESFIYGSAYDAVAPQDIFDTGALAEHSPHFTAAVQEQAGRAEGRAAESAFEAGLDALVTGLARQAGLRVESGPAQAAGSGQ, encoded by the coding sequence ATGACACAGGATGAACCGCAGCGCAGGAGCGCGGGGCGGCCGGTCAAGGAAGTGCTGTCGCAGGCACGGATCACGGCCGCGGCACTGGCGATCATCAAGGCGGGCGGCTATGGCGCCCTGACCATGTCGGCCCTGGCCAAGCGGCTGGGGGTGGCTCCTTCAGCCCTCTACAACCACGTTGATTCCAAGCAGGAAGTGCTCCGCTGGCTGCAGGACCGCGTCATGTCCTCGGTGGACACCTCAGGTTTTGCGGAGCTGCCGTGGGATCAGGCATTCCGGAGCTGGGCACGCTCGTACCGTGATGTTTTTGCGCGGCACACGCCGCTGATTCCGGTCATTGCCGTGCTCCAGGTCAGCGGCGCGCCCCGCACGCTGGCCATGTACGAGGCGGTTGCCGAGGGGCTGGAGCGCGCCGGCTGGCCGCCGGCCCGGATAGTGCCGGCCATTGTGGCGCTGGAATCCTTCATTTACGGTTCGGCGTACGACGCCGTGGCACCGCAGGACATTTTCGACACCGGCGCTTTGGCAGAGCACAGCCCGCACTTCACTGCGGCGGTGCAGGAACAGGCCGGACGGGCCGAGGGCCGGGCGGCGGAAAGCGCCTTTGAGGCGGGACTGGACGCGCTGGTCACCGGGCTGGCCCGGCAGGCCGGACTCCGTGTGGAATCCGGCCCCGCCCAGGCTGCCGGCTCAGGCCAATGA
- a CDS encoding polyprenyl synthetase family protein produces MTESSNTSPDIAAGNAAPVLPAGFALIAEDPQLGPSIAASLEMVEAELLDAISNSDPFANATSRHLAEAGGKRIRPLLALLASHLGPEPTNAKVIQSAVVVELTHLATLYHDDVMDSAPLRRGAPTAHEVWGNSVAVLTGDLIFARASSLVSELGGEALGIQARTFERLCLGQLHETVGPNEGQDPLEHYLSVISGKTASLIAASGQLGALFSGATRQAIDIMVEYGEKVGTAFQLADDVIDVTGLEAKSGKTPGTDLREGVPTLPVLLLRRNAAAGDADAAAVLELVDGDLTSDAALAAAVSALRENPATAEAWAVARQWSDDAVAVLEPLPDSVVKRALASFAEAVVDRDV; encoded by the coding sequence GTGACTGAATCCTCGAACACCAGCCCGGACATTGCCGCTGGCAATGCCGCACCTGTGCTGCCGGCCGGATTCGCACTGATCGCCGAAGACCCGCAGCTGGGTCCGTCGATCGCTGCGTCCCTGGAAATGGTCGAAGCCGAACTCCTGGACGCCATTTCCAACTCCGATCCCTTTGCCAACGCCACCTCCCGGCATCTGGCCGAAGCCGGCGGCAAACGGATCCGTCCGCTGCTGGCACTGCTCGCGTCCCACCTGGGCCCGGAGCCGACCAATGCCAAGGTGATCCAGTCCGCCGTCGTCGTCGAACTGACGCACTTGGCCACTCTGTACCACGACGACGTGATGGACTCCGCGCCGCTGCGCCGCGGCGCCCCCACCGCCCACGAGGTCTGGGGAAACTCGGTGGCGGTGCTGACCGGTGACCTGATTTTCGCCCGCGCATCATCGCTGGTGTCCGAACTCGGCGGCGAAGCCCTGGGCATCCAGGCACGCACCTTTGAACGCCTGTGCCTGGGCCAGCTGCATGAAACCGTGGGTCCGAATGAGGGCCAGGATCCGCTGGAACATTACCTCTCGGTCATCTCCGGCAAAACCGCATCGCTGATCGCAGCTTCGGGGCAGCTCGGCGCGCTGTTCTCCGGCGCCACCCGGCAGGCGATCGACATCATGGTGGAGTACGGCGAGAAGGTGGGAACCGCCTTCCAGCTGGCCGACGACGTCATTGACGTGACCGGCCTCGAAGCCAAATCCGGCAAGACGCCCGGCACCGACCTGCGCGAAGGTGTTCCCACCCTGCCGGTGCTGCTGCTGCGCCGCAACGCCGCCGCCGGTGACGCGGATGCCGCCGCCGTGCTGGAACTGGTGGACGGGGATCTGACCTCCGACGCGGCATTGGCCGCCGCCGTCTCGGCCCTGCGGGAAAACCCGGCGACAGCCGAAGCATGGGCCGTGGCGCGGCAGTGGTCCGACGACGCCGTCGCCGTCCTGGAGCCGCTGCCGGACTCGGTGGTCAAGCGGGCGCTGGCCAGCTTCGCCGAAGCCGTGGTGGACCGGGACGTCTAA
- a CDS encoding NAD(P)/FAD-dependent oxidoreductase, producing the protein MKTLERDVVIIGAGPSGLSAARRLKAAGLSVAVLEARDRVGGRTWTDTIDGAMLEIGGQWISPDQTVLASLVEELGLETFERYRAGESVYISADGTRSTYTGDMFPVGERTEQEMLKLIGILDQLAAETDPAAPWKHPRARELDTISFSSWLRGQSDDEEACNNIGLFVAGGMLTKPAHAFSALQAVLMAASAGSFSHLVDEDFILDRRVAGGMQQVSERMAADLGDDVLLSNPVRFLHWPGEDGTAHDGVTAVADNVTVHARYAVMAVPPNLYSRVSFDPPLPRRQHQMHQHQSLGLVIKVHAVYPTPFWRDKGLSGTCFGAGELVQEVYDNTNHQDPRGTLVGFVSDEKADAMFKLSAEDRRRAILSSIAAFLGEEALSPEVYYESDWGSEEWTRGAYAASYDLGGLHRYGPDQLEPVGPIHWSCSDLAAEGYQHVDGAVRMGLLTADRILAAASGGTSGSAFADAATAPGQG; encoded by the coding sequence GTGAAGACGCTGGAACGTGATGTTGTAATCATTGGAGCCGGACCCTCGGGGCTGAGCGCTGCCCGCAGGCTGAAGGCCGCCGGGCTGTCCGTCGCCGTGCTGGAGGCCCGGGACCGGGTGGGCGGGCGCACCTGGACCGACACCATTGACGGCGCCATGCTGGAGATCGGCGGCCAGTGGATCTCCCCGGACCAGACAGTCCTGGCTTCCCTCGTGGAGGAACTGGGACTGGAAACCTTCGAACGCTACCGCGCCGGCGAATCCGTCTACATTTCCGCCGACGGCACCCGGTCCACCTATACCGGCGACATGTTCCCGGTGGGGGAGCGGACCGAACAGGAAATGCTTAAGCTGATCGGCATCCTGGACCAGCTGGCCGCGGAAACGGACCCGGCCGCCCCCTGGAAGCATCCGCGTGCCCGGGAACTGGACACCATTTCCTTCTCCAGCTGGCTCCGCGGGCAGTCCGACGACGAAGAAGCCTGCAACAACATCGGACTGTTCGTGGCCGGCGGAATGCTCACCAAGCCCGCCCACGCCTTCTCGGCGCTCCAGGCGGTGCTGATGGCGGCCTCGGCCGGGTCCTTTTCCCATCTGGTGGACGAGGACTTCATCCTGGACCGGCGTGTGGCCGGCGGAATGCAGCAGGTCTCTGAACGCATGGCCGCGGATCTGGGGGACGACGTCCTGCTGTCCAATCCGGTGCGCTTCCTGCACTGGCCGGGTGAGGACGGCACAGCCCACGACGGCGTCACCGCCGTCGCGGACAATGTCACCGTTCACGCCCGGTACGCCGTCATGGCAGTGCCGCCGAACCTCTACTCCCGGGTGTCCTTCGACCCGCCGCTGCCGCGCCGGCAGCACCAGATGCACCAGCACCAGTCGCTCGGTCTGGTGATCAAGGTCCACGCCGTGTACCCCACGCCGTTCTGGCGGGACAAGGGGCTCTCCGGCACCTGCTTCGGCGCCGGGGAACTGGTGCAGGAGGTCTACGACAACACCAACCATCAGGATCCCCGCGGCACGCTGGTGGGGTTTGTGTCGGACGAGAAGGCCGACGCGATGTTCAAGCTTTCCGCCGAAGACCGCCGCCGGGCCATCCTGTCCTCGATTGCAGCCTTCCTGGGCGAGGAAGCACTGAGCCCTGAGGTCTACTACGAGTCCGACTGGGGCTCCGAGGAATGGACCCGGGGAGCCTATGCCGCCAGCTACGACCTCGGCGGCCTGCACCGCTATGGTCCGGACCAGCTGGAGCCGGTGGGCCCAATCCACTGGTCCTGCTCCGACCTTGCCGCCGAGGGATACCAGCACGTGGACGGAGCGGTCCGGATGGGCCTGCTGACCGCCGACCGGATCCTGGCTGCTGCGTCCGGCGGGACATCCGGTTCAGCGTTTGCTGATGCCGCCACAGCGCCCGGACAGGGCTAA
- a CDS encoding PucR family transcriptional regulator, producing the protein MPIYLSDLLAAPGLDLRLHGTVPAAAAPLHWVAVTELEDPFPFLGGGEVVLTTGLRQRTVAVQRSFVDSVHRAGAVAIGFGTGLSHAKVPAALIDAADGLGLPVFEVPYETPFVALGKMVADALSADHVTQLQELLAAHQSLAGALLGGNGLPGLLQELSVLLGNSVALYQYGARVFATDVDADGGAGAAAGSRHRIPIATGLRDRCTLVITEPYLRPDIVAYAQSLISVELSNQARRRSRDRAVTGQLLTDVVAGRLTGSDASLRLLGAGISTARRQLTFLVEVASGQVRSLPTLPLPAEFDGAATAVVDGRLVIVLAEGDGAALARILADYLYGTGLTAKIGFGGSYTEPAGLRWSYFEAKESLQRGQGINEPERLSLTSLLMSGADVPLADLAAEALDPLTGFDAIHDAKLLETLEQYLALNGSVAAVADALGLHRNTVRYRLGQITELTGYDPAVTADRVHLYLALHVRRIGLGQG; encoded by the coding sequence ATGCCGATCTACCTTTCCGACCTGCTGGCCGCCCCGGGACTGGACCTGCGCCTGCACGGCACCGTCCCCGCGGCCGCCGCTCCCCTGCACTGGGTGGCCGTGACCGAGCTTGAGGATCCCTTTCCGTTCCTGGGCGGCGGCGAAGTGGTGCTGACCACCGGACTGCGGCAGCGCACCGTGGCCGTGCAGCGCAGTTTTGTGGACAGCGTGCACCGTGCCGGGGCGGTGGCCATTGGCTTCGGCACCGGACTGAGCCATGCCAAGGTGCCCGCCGCCCTGATCGACGCCGCTGATGGCCTCGGCCTGCCGGTGTTCGAGGTGCCGTACGAAACTCCGTTTGTGGCCCTGGGCAAGATGGTCGCCGACGCATTGTCCGCCGACCACGTCACCCAGCTGCAGGAACTGCTGGCCGCGCATCAGTCCCTCGCCGGGGCGCTGCTTGGCGGCAACGGCCTGCCGGGACTGCTGCAGGAGTTATCCGTCCTGCTGGGCAACAGCGTGGCGCTGTACCAGTACGGGGCCAGGGTGTTCGCCACCGATGTCGATGCGGACGGCGGTGCGGGGGCTGCGGCCGGTTCCAGGCACCGCATTCCCATCGCGACCGGGCTGCGGGACCGCTGCACCCTGGTGATCACGGAACCGTACCTGCGCCCGGATATCGTCGCCTACGCACAAAGCCTGATCAGCGTGGAACTGAGCAACCAGGCCCGCCGGCGCTCCCGCGACCGCGCCGTCACCGGACAGCTGCTCACCGACGTCGTGGCCGGACGCCTGACCGGCAGTGATGCGTCACTGCGGCTGCTGGGCGCCGGAATCTCCACTGCCCGGCGGCAGCTGACCTTTCTGGTGGAGGTTGCCTCCGGCCAGGTCCGCTCGCTGCCCACCCTGCCGCTGCCGGCGGAGTTCGACGGCGCCGCAACCGCCGTCGTCGATGGCCGCCTGGTGATCGTGTTGGCCGAGGGCGACGGCGCCGCACTGGCACGGATCCTTGCCGACTATCTCTACGGCACCGGGCTCACCGCGAAGATTGGCTTCGGCGGCTCCTACACCGAACCTGCCGGGCTGCGGTGGAGCTATTTCGAGGCCAAGGAATCCCTGCAGCGCGGGCAGGGCATCAATGAGCCTGAACGGCTGAGCCTCACCTCGCTGCTGATGTCCGGGGCCGATGTTCCGCTGGCGGATCTGGCGGCCGAGGCGCTGGATCCCCTGACGGGCTTCGACGCCATTCACGACGCCAAGCTGCTGGAGACCTTGGAGCAGTATCTGGCGCTGAACGGCTCCGTGGCCGCGGTGGCCGATGCCCTGGGGCTGCACCGGAACACCGTGCGCTACCGGCTTGGACAAATCACCGAGCTCACCGGTTACGATCCGGCCGTCACGGCGGACCGCGTGCACCTGTACCTGGCGCTGCATGTGCGCCGGATCGGTCTGGGGCAGGGTTGA
- a CDS encoding HIT family protein — protein sequence MQQPGTVDGAPRNSAWPSHAPENYQCPFCDMASGEFKAPGNLCEPGDLVYSDDLVLAFIASHGFDPEPGHVLVTPREHFELLYELPDDVAARLMIVTRDIAVAIKKAWRPDGVTTRQHNEPAGSQHVWHYHQHVLPRWDNDGLYFTPKRPIVDPAVRALKARELKAVLTVSDFGL from the coding sequence ATGCAGCAGCCCGGCACCGTTGACGGTGCGCCGCGAAACTCCGCCTGGCCCAGCCATGCGCCGGAGAATTACCAGTGCCCGTTCTGCGACATGGCCTCCGGGGAGTTCAAGGCCCCGGGCAATCTGTGCGAACCCGGGGACCTGGTGTACTCCGATGACCTGGTGCTGGCGTTCATTGCATCGCACGGGTTCGATCCGGAGCCCGGACACGTCCTGGTGACTCCGCGGGAGCATTTTGAACTGCTGTATGAATTGCCCGACGACGTCGCCGCCCGCCTGATGATTGTCACCCGCGACATTGCGGTGGCCATCAAGAAGGCCTGGCGGCCCGACGGAGTCACCACCCGCCAGCACAACGAGCCGGCGGGAAGCCAGCACGTCTGGCACTACCACCAGCATGTGCTGCCGCGCTGGGACAATGACGGGCTCTATTTCACGCCCAAGCGCCCGATTGTGGATCCGGCCGTCCGGGCCCTTAAGGCCCGGGAGCTCAAGGCCGTCCTCACCGTCTCCGACTTCGGGCTGTAA
- a CDS encoding universal stress protein, which produces MRYVVGYTANERGRDALNLAAVLARSQAAELDLVMIDPVHSPYTAVYPPESGYQDLLEEQLKIWLSDALAAVPHDVRAVGHIRNAESDASGLITAADELDAALIVVGAASNGLFKRFTVGSVANALLHAAQVPVALAPRGYSRTGTLTRITCAVGNRRGSEDVLETAVATAARSGLPLRLVSLVALDASGRDADALEEADLHAADRLARAQELAAGRCPVTAVVAQGRTIENAIDDLEFDDGEIMLIGSSRLAENNRLFLGPTASKVLRSLPVPMVVVPRNFRSRPAGGTSRPTEVTE; this is translated from the coding sequence ATGCGTTACGTCGTGGGATACACCGCAAATGAGAGGGGCCGGGACGCCTTGAACCTGGCCGCTGTCCTGGCCCGGAGCCAAGCCGCGGAGCTGGATTTGGTCATGATCGACCCGGTGCATTCTCCCTACACCGCTGTCTATCCGCCGGAAAGCGGGTACCAGGACCTGCTCGAGGAACAGCTGAAGATCTGGCTGTCCGACGCCCTGGCCGCGGTCCCTCACGACGTGCGCGCCGTCGGACACATCCGCAATGCGGAATCCGACGCCAGCGGGCTGATCACCGCAGCCGATGAACTGGACGCCGCGCTGATAGTGGTGGGTGCCGCCAGCAACGGCCTGTTCAAGCGGTTTACCGTCGGCAGCGTCGCGAATGCGCTGCTGCACGCCGCCCAGGTGCCGGTGGCACTGGCACCGCGCGGGTACAGCAGGACCGGGACACTGACCCGGATCACCTGCGCGGTGGGCAACCGCCGCGGGTCCGAGGACGTACTGGAAACTGCGGTGGCGACGGCGGCGCGCAGCGGGCTTCCGCTGCGGCTGGTGTCGCTGGTGGCCCTGGACGCCTCCGGCAGGGATGCGGACGCGCTGGAGGAGGCGGACCTGCATGCCGCCGACCGGCTGGCCCGGGCGCAGGAACTGGCTGCCGGCCGCTGCCCCGTCACCGCCGTGGTTGCGCAGGGCAGGACCATTGAGAACGCCATTGACGACCTGGAGTTCGACGACGGCGAAATCATGCTCATCGGGTCCAGCCGGCTGGCGGAAAACAACCGCCTTTTCCTGGGCCCCACTGCCAGCAAGGTGCTGCGCAGCCTTCCCGTTCCCATGGTGGTGGTGCCCCGGAACTTCCGGTCCCGCCCCGCCGGCGGCACATCCCGTCCGACAGAGGTGACCGAATGA
- a CDS encoding gamma-aminobutyraldehyde dehydrogenase, with the protein MAQTLQNFINGEFVQARGTEQLEIVNPVNGEVVASSPVSVQADVDAAMAAAAAAFKTWKRTTPSERQLMLLKLADALEANSDELVEAQHRNTGQVRSIIAAEEVAVGADQLRFFAGAARLLEGKAAGEYLEGHTSFVRREPIGVVAQVTPWNYPLLMAIWKIGPALAAGNTVVLKPSDTTPESTLVLARLAGEIFPAGVLNIVLGTGVTGAAMVEHPTPGLVSITGSVRAGIAVASGAAKTLKRAHLELGGKAPAVVFADADLQKTAEAVAEFSFFNAGQDCTAITRVLVEESAQEDFVAALVAHTKTLETGHEDDEANYFGPLNNINHFNAVNAVIDSLPEHCSIATGGRRAGAKGFFFEPTVITGARQDDDVVQKETFGPVITVQTFISEDEAVEMANDVEYALASSVWTSNHGRAMRLARDLDFGAVWINTHILLTAEMPHGGFKSSGYGKDLSMYGVEDYTRIKHVMTSLDA; encoded by the coding sequence ATGGCGCAGACGCTGCAGAACTTTATTAACGGAGAATTCGTCCAGGCCCGGGGAACCGAGCAGTTGGAAATCGTGAACCCCGTCAACGGGGAAGTGGTGGCCTCCTCGCCGGTGTCCGTGCAGGCCGACGTCGACGCCGCCATGGCCGCCGCCGCCGCTGCCTTTAAGACGTGGAAGCGGACCACGCCGTCGGAGCGGCAGCTGATGCTGCTCAAGCTTGCCGACGCGCTGGAGGCCAACTCCGACGAACTGGTGGAGGCCCAGCACCGCAACACCGGCCAGGTCCGTTCGATCATTGCAGCCGAGGAAGTGGCGGTTGGCGCGGACCAGCTGCGCTTTTTTGCCGGCGCCGCCCGGCTGCTGGAGGGCAAGGCCGCCGGGGAATACCTGGAGGGGCACACTTCCTTTGTCCGCCGCGAGCCCATCGGCGTGGTTGCACAGGTGACCCCGTGGAACTACCCGCTGCTGATGGCCATCTGGAAGATTGGGCCCGCCCTGGCCGCGGGCAACACCGTGGTGCTCAAGCCCTCCGACACCACCCCGGAATCCACCCTGGTGCTGGCCCGCCTGGCCGGGGAGATCTTCCCCGCCGGCGTCCTGAACATCGTCCTGGGCACCGGGGTAACCGGGGCCGCCATGGTGGAGCATCCCACCCCCGGACTGGTCTCCATCACCGGCTCCGTCCGTGCCGGCATCGCCGTCGCATCGGGCGCCGCGAAGACGCTCAAGCGGGCGCACCTGGAATTGGGCGGCAAGGCTCCGGCCGTGGTCTTCGCTGATGCGGACCTGCAGAAAACCGCCGAAGCCGTGGCCGAGTTCTCCTTCTTCAACGCCGGCCAGGACTGCACGGCCATCACCCGGGTGCTGGTGGAGGAGTCCGCGCAGGAGGACTTCGTTGCCGCCCTGGTGGCCCACACCAAGACGCTCGAAACCGGACACGAGGACGACGAGGCCAACTACTTTGGCCCGCTGAACAACATCAACCACTTCAACGCCGTCAACGCCGTCATCGACTCGCTGCCGGAGCACTGCAGCATCGCCACCGGCGGCAGGCGCGCCGGTGCCAAGGGCTTCTTCTTTGAGCCCACGGTGATCACCGGTGCCCGCCAGGACGACGACGTTGTGCAGAAGGAAACCTTCGGGCCGGTCATCACGGTGCAGACCTTCATCAGCGAGGACGAGGCCGTGGAAATGGCCAACGACGTCGAATACGCCCTGGCATCCTCCGTCTGGACCTCAAACCACGGCCGCGCGATGCGCCTGGCCCGGGACCTGGACTTCGGGGCCGTGTGGATCAACACGCACATCCTACTCACGGCCGAAATGCCGCACGGCGGGTTCAAGAGCTCCGGCTACGGCAAGGACCTTTCCATGTACGGCGTGGAGGACTACACCCGGATCAAGCACGTCATGACATCGCTGGACGCATAG
- a CDS encoding putative glycolipid-binding domain-containing protein — MDNSVQPARILRWQGVDNAARRDTAAVSFRERELAAGGTSVTEDYTATWTLSTSTAWVTRRFSIQVEGADWSRSLELTRSLDGKWSAETQVSGDAALPAPGISDPRALDNAQDVDLALCPLTNTMPILRLDLLNAAAPDDDTPLTMAWVEMPSLRVLPSNQVYSQVSAYDADRGYGVVLYSSATRDFTAELTVDADGAVLNYPRLAVRVR; from the coding sequence ATGGATAACAGCGTGCAGCCCGCCCGAATTCTCCGCTGGCAGGGCGTGGACAACGCAGCACGCCGGGACACCGCAGCTGTGTCCTTCCGCGAACGGGAACTCGCCGCCGGAGGAACCTCGGTGACCGAGGACTACACCGCCACCTGGACGCTTTCCACCTCAACGGCCTGGGTCACCCGCAGGTTCAGCATCCAGGTGGAGGGAGCTGACTGGTCGCGGTCCCTCGAACTCACCCGGTCCCTGGACGGCAAGTGGAGCGCTGAAACGCAGGTCTCCGGCGACGCCGCGCTCCCCGCACCGGGCATCTCGGATCCCCGGGCCCTGGACAACGCCCAGGATGTGGATCTGGCGCTGTGCCCGCTGACCAACACCATGCCGATCCTCCGGCTGGACCTGCTGAACGCCGCCGCGCCCGATGATGACACCCCTCTCACCATGGCCTGGGTGGAGATGCCCAGCCTGCGGGTGCTGCCCAGCAACCAGGTCTATTCGCAGGTTTCGGCCTACGACGCGGACCGCGGGTACGGTGTGGTGCTCTACAGCTCGGCCACCCGCGACTTCACTGCGGAGCTGACCGTGGATGCCGACGGCGCCGTGCTCAACTATCCCCGCCTGGCTGTGCGCGTGCGCTGA